The stretch of DNA GTCGCCCGCGAAGCAGGTGTGACCGAGTATCTGGCAAAACCACTAACGCCGCGCAGTCTGCTGACACGCCTTCAGATGGTGATTGGGAATCCTCGTCCCTTCGTCCGTACAGCGCAGTTCTTTGGCCCCGACCGCCGCCGCAAGGACAGCTCGTTCTATACGGGCCCGGAGCGGCGCGAAGATGCTGACAGCACCAAGGACACTTTCGAGCTCGATGATATGGAGGAAGACGCCGCCTAGCAGCTGCGCCTCGCATTCCCATGGCCAAACAGGTTCAAAAACCAATCGAGTTCATTACGCCGCCAAACGTGCTGCGTGCCAAACTCGCCACCAAAACAGCTCCCGTCAAAAACCCTCTCGCGGCTGCCAATCGGGCCCTCGCGGACATGAGCACCGAGTGCACCAAATGGGTCGATGAAGAAATCGACCGGTTGCATGAGCGGCGCCTGGCCTTTGTGGCAAAGCCGAAAGATACAAACGCGCTGGACGACCTGACCCATACGGCTATGGACGTTAAAGGTCTTGCAGGGCCAGGCGGCTATCCCGATGCAGACGCGTTTGCCGTCAGCTTGATCGCCCTTCTCACCTCCGCTGACAATCTGGCAGCCAAGAATGTGGGACTCGTAGAAGCGCATGTAGACGCCATTCGCGCGACCCGCGAAAAGGCCTACTCAGCAAAAGTCGCCGGCGCACTGGCCGCCGAACTCGCCGCGCGTACGGCGGAACTGGTGAGCGAAACCGCCTGATCTTCCTCTAGATGCTGTCCATGGTGATTTCAGTGACGCTGTATCCGGCTGCCGCGGGGATGGTCAGCATCATGGTGCCATCACGATCTTCAACCTGCGGCTCAACCGTTACGATGGTGCGCGCCTGCGCAGCTTCAAAAGCCTCTGCAACGGTTTTGCTTTCCGCCAGCTGCTCAAGATTCATCCGTGTTGGGAAGATGACTGTCCGCTTGCCGGCCTTGGCTTCCTCAAGTGCCTGCGCAGGGTTGATCCAGACTGAATCAACACCCTCTGAGCCATCATGCATTGCCACATGGTCTGATGGCGCAATGGCAAGATAGAAATGTGTATCAAACCGCTTGGGCATCATCTTCGGCGTGACCCAGTGCGCATAAGGCTCCAGAAGATCGCACGCGAGCCGGAGCTTTTCCCGAGACAGAAACTCAGCAATTGGAAGCTCACCCTTGTCGAGCCGGGGTCTGTCTGCCTCCAGTGAGGAAAGACGCTTGCCGTCAATCAATGCCCCGCTCTCGTCGCGTGCCAGAAGCACGCCGGATTCCTCAAATGCCTCCCGAATGGCAGCAACGCGCAATGCCAGCAGCGAGTC from Pyruvatibacter sp. HU-CL02332 encodes:
- a CDS encoding NUDIX hydrolase, which codes for MSDKVQKPLIPAATILMLRDGAEGLEVFMVVRHHQIDFASGALVFPGGKLAPGDVLPEVRPLCDGADDLDDSLLALRVAAIREAFEESGVLLARDESGALIDGKRLSSLEADRPRLDKGELPIAEFLSREKLRLACDLLEPYAHWVTPKMMPKRFDTHFYLAIAPSDHVAMHDGSEGVDSVWINPAQALEEAKAGKRTVIFPTRMNLEQLAESKTVAEAFEAAQARTIVTVEPQVEDRDGTMMLTIPAAAGYSVTEITMDSI